Proteins from a single region of Caloramator sp. E03:
- the hypF gene encoding carbamoyltransferase HypF, with translation MDTIRLKINGIVQGVGFRPFIHKLVKNYGIKGWIKNTSNGVVMEIQGEDKCLINFIQEIKQNSPKLALIENVSIRRIKKNNIFNDFKIINSTNDDEKFTLVSPDVSICEDCLKELFDNKNRRYRYPFINCTNCGPRFTIIKDVPYDREKTTMKNFTMCEICNREYKDIEDRRYHAQPNCCFNCGPKLFFKDKNGKVYYENPIEISIKFLKEGKIIAIKGIGGFHLACNALNDEIVNKLRYKKHRDEKPFALMCKDVQTIRKWCFVNEYEENMLKSFRRPIVLLKKKFKESFKSVSIDNNYLGVMLPYTPVHYLILNEDIDTLVMTSANISDLPIVYKNDEAIEKLSSIVDGFLMNDRDIYTRCDDSVIREFEGKEYPIRRSRGYVPFPIKLNKEVGKVLACGAEQKASFALSRGHYVFLSQHIGDMKNMEILQYYQEQIKHFENLFNIKPEKIACDLHPDYISTEYALNRAKEDKIPLCFIQHHHAHLASCIADNNIDKEVIGVIWDGTGYGTDGTIWGGEFLKGSYIGFERLGTIKPIHIVGGDKAIKEIYRVGYSVLYETYNKIPEDFKFNEDIFIIEKMLKKGINAPLASSIGRLFDAVASIINIKQIVSYEGQGAVLVESLAEKTNEYYEYKIENINGIFQFDWTVVIDQIVSDIKKSISKGLICSKFMNTLAKVSADIVEKIGSVTGIEDVVLSGGVFQNMYLLPKVKGCIEKKGFKVYCHNRVSTNDEGISLGQCLIAYYGGEVKCV, from the coding sequence ATGGATACTATTAGATTAAAAATTAATGGAATAGTTCAAGGAGTTGGGTTTAGACCGTTTATACATAAATTGGTAAAAAACTATGGTATAAAAGGTTGGATTAAAAATACATCTAATGGAGTTGTAATGGAAATACAAGGAGAAGATAAATGCTTGATAAATTTTATACAGGAAATTAAGCAAAATAGTCCTAAGCTTGCACTTATTGAAAATGTTTCGATTAGGAGGATTAAAAAAAATAATATATTTAATGATTTTAAGATAATAAATAGTACAAATGACGATGAGAAGTTTACATTGGTGTCCCCAGATGTTTCTATTTGTGAAGATTGCTTAAAAGAGCTTTTTGATAATAAAAATAGGCGCTATAGATATCCTTTTATAAACTGCACTAATTGTGGGCCAAGGTTTACAATAATAAAAGATGTTCCTTACGATAGAGAAAAAACTACTATGAAAAACTTTACAATGTGTGAAATCTGCAATAGAGAATATAAAGATATAGAAGATAGGAGATACCATGCACAACCGAACTGTTGTTTTAATTGCGGACCTAAACTTTTTTTCAAAGATAAAAATGGTAAAGTATATTATGAAAATCCAATAGAAATATCTATTAAGTTTTTAAAAGAAGGTAAAATAATAGCAATTAAAGGTATTGGAGGTTTTCACTTAGCTTGTAATGCATTAAACGATGAAATTGTTAATAAATTAAGGTATAAAAAGCATAGAGATGAAAAACCTTTTGCTCTTATGTGCAAAGATGTTCAAACTATAAGGAAATGGTGCTTTGTAAATGAGTATGAAGAAAATATGTTAAAATCCTTTAGAAGACCAATTGTACTTTTAAAAAAAAAGTTTAAAGAATCATTTAAAAGTGTTTCTATAGATAATAACTATCTTGGGGTTATGCTTCCTTATACTCCAGTTCATTATCTTATTTTAAATGAGGATATTGATACATTGGTCATGACAAGTGCTAACATATCGGATTTACCAATAGTATATAAAAATGATGAAGCCATAGAGAAATTATCGTCAATTGTTGATGGATTTTTAATGAATGATAGAGATATATATACAAGGTGTGATGATTCAGTTATAAGGGAATTTGAAGGTAAGGAATATCCTATAAGAAGGTCGAGAGGATATGTTCCTTTTCCAATAAAATTAAATAAAGAAGTAGGAAAAGTCTTAGCCTGTGGAGCGGAACAGAAGGCATCCTTTGCCTTATCAAGGGGACATTATGTATTTTTAAGCCAACATATAGGTGATATGAAGAATATGGAGATATTACAATATTATCAGGAGCAGATAAAGCATTTTGAAAATTTGTTTAATATCAAACCTGAAAAAATAGCCTGTGACCTTCATCCTGATTATATATCAACTGAATATGCATTAAACAGGGCAAAGGAGGATAAAATACCTTTATGCTTTATACAACATCATCATGCTCATTTAGCATCGTGCATTGCTGATAACAATATAGATAAAGAGGTTATAGGAGTGATTTGGGATGGGACAGGCTATGGAACTGATGGAACGATTTGGGGAGGAGAATTTTTAAAAGGAAGCTATATAGGCTTTGAAAGGCTTGGTACTATAAAGCCTATACATATAGTTGGAGGAGATAAGGCAATTAAAGAGATTTATAGGGTTGGCTATTCAGTATTATATGAAACCTATAATAAAATACCAGAAGATTTCAAGTTTAATGAAGATATTTTTATAATAGAGAAAATGCTCAAAAAGGGCATAAATGCTCCTCTTGCAAGTAGCATTGGAAGACTTTTCGATGCGGTAGCTTCGATAATTAATATAAAACAGATTGTATCTTATGAGGGGCAGGGAGCAGTTTTAGTTGAAAGCTTAGCTGAAAAAACAAATGAATATTATGAATATAAGATAGAGAATATAAATGGAATTTTTCAATTTGATTGGACAGTAGTAATTGATCAGATAGTAAGTGATATTAAAAAAAGTATATCTAAAGGACTAATTTGCTCTAAGTTTATGAATACTCTTGCAAAGGTTAGTGCTGATATAGTTGAAAAAATAGGAAGTGTAACAGGGATTGAAGATGTAGTATTATCAGGAGGAGTATTTCAAAATATGTATCTTTTACCAAAGGTTAAGGGATGTATTGAAAAAAAAGGCTTTAAGGTTTACTGCCACAACAGAGTATCAACAAATGATGAGGGAATATCTTTAGGACAGTGTTTAATTGCATATTATGGAGGGGAAGTAAAATGTGTTTAG